The sequence TGTGTAGAGAGCGACGGCGGCCGGAGTGGCGGCGATGATGGCTGCCACCTGGCCGGGCGGTGCGGCGCCGGTGGGTGCCGAGGGCGGTCGGCCGGGGTGCACGGTCATGAGGAGGCGCGGAGGCGGGGGCACGGGGCGGCGGCACGGGCGAGCAGGGTGCGGATTTCCCGCTTCGCCTGGCCGCTGTGGCTCACCGGTGCCGAGAAGGGCAGTCGGACGTCGTGTCCGTCGCGGGCGCGCTCGAGGCGTAGCACCAGATGCGACGAGGCTAGCCCGGCCGTGATCGAGTCCGGGAAACAGCCCACCCGCACTGACTCAGGGAGTCCTGCACCGCATCCAGGAGGAACGAAGCCGAGTTGCTCCTGCCGGCGCTGGAGTAGCAAGCAACGTTCACTCACCGTGGTGGCACCGCGGGAGTTGAGCCGGCACCCGAGAATTGACCGTCGCTCTTGGCTGAGGACTCTCAGCCAGGCCCGGATCCGTGACGATCAGCCGAAAATGCGTTGTCGGCTTTGGCTGGGCTGCGAAAGCATCCGGTGCATGGAAGAGCCTGCCGAAAGCCTCAGTTCTGACCAGGTTGAACTGCGTCGGTGGCGCATGAGCGATCTCGACACCTTGGAACGGGCGATCTACGAGTCTCTGGACCACCTGGTGCCGTGGATGCCGTGGGCAGCCCACCCCGGCAGACAGCAAACCGCTGACTTTCTCGCCCGCAGGCAGGCAGAGTGGGAGACCGGGCAAGCCTTCGGCTATGCCCTCACATCAGAGGCCACGTTGATCGGCAGCTGCGATCTCATGCGCCGCATCGGTGAGGGTGGCCTCGATATCGGCTACTGGCTTCACCCTCATTGGACCGGACGAGGTATGGCCACGATGGCCACTGCCGCTCTTGTCCACCAGGGCCTCCAGCTCACGGGCATCGACCGCATCGAGATCCACCACGATGCTGCCAACCCGGCCAGCGGAGCCGTCGCCCGCCGCTTGGGATTCACTGAGGTCGAACGCATACAAGAACCTGAAGGACCCAAGGCTCCTGGCGAATCGGGGATTCGTGTCATCTGGCGGATGACGGCAGACCAGTGGAAGACAAGGAAGCTCAGCATGCCCAACAAGCATGCAGAGCAAGGGTGATTCGGGTGTTTCCGGTCGCACGCCATCCGTGAGGGCGGCGCCGGCCATGACGGGCGACCAGCATGCTGTGCCTGCCGTGCAGAACGGTTTCCGCCCGTGTGTCCTGCCGCGCAGCTGCGGCGGTGAACGGACCGCACTCGAATCACGAGCGGCACAGCCTGTACGGCCGGCTCACCCAGCTCCAAAGCGAGAATCAGGAGCAGCTTGCACCTCCACCAGCCGCCCCGGAGACTCGCCGAGTCCGACGACGACCTCGTCGCCGCCCGGGCGAGCCTACGGCGCATGACCCGAGTCGAGAACTCGTAGAGCCATGGCTGTCGGTGATCAGACCTGGCCACCCATGCGGTACTGGCACCCGCTTGCCCGAGCCGTCACGGGGAGAACCGCTCCGGGCGGAAGTCCGCAAGCATCTCGTCCCTCTTCCCGCTGAGGATCTCCGAAGCAAGCAGTCGGCCGATGACCGGCCCGAGTGTGATGCCGCTGTGGGAAACGGCCTCGTAATAGCCGGGCACGGACGGCACCGCTCCCACCGAGGGGAATCCATCGGCCGGGATGGGCCGGTCGACTACTCGTGTCTGTGCGATGCGGGAGTTGCCGAGCGCGGGAACGACGTGCCGTGCCGATTCGTGGAGCAGCCGTGCGAGGTCCGCCGGCTCTTCGCCTGTGTCGATGAGTGCGTCGACCTCGCGGCTGTGCAGGACCACCGAAGCGTCCCCGTCAGGGCGGATCTCGATGTGAGGCGCGTGCATGGCCCGGTGAACCGGGACCTGAGCACAGTCGATCCGGGCGACGGCGCCGGGTTCCCGGCGCATCGGCAAATGCCGTTTGATGAGCCCGGCGACGTGGGAGGCGCTGGGGCCGGCTGCATTCACGACGATGTCGACGTCGAGACGGCTCCCATCGGAGAGAGCAACTGTCCGGATACTTCCGTCGGCACCGGTGGCGATGTCTGAGGCCGCGGTGCCGGACCGGTGCTCGGCGCCGGATGCAACGGCCTGGCGGACCAGGCGGCCGACGAGGTGACGCCCGTGCACCCAGGCTTCGTCGGGGTAGAACAGGACCGGAACCTCGTCGGGCACCGTGAGAGCAGGTTCGAGGTGACGGCGCACCTCGGCTCCCGTTCGTACCTCGACCCGGTAGTCCCAGCCGGCCAGCAGTCCGGCCGTTTCGAGGAGTGTCGCCTCCGCTGCGGGTTCGTCTGCCCAGCGCAGGTGGCCGCTGGGATACCACCACGAGTCCGGCCCGATGGTCGCGGCAAGCTCACGGTGTGCTGCCATGCCCGCGACGTTCAGGTCGAAGTAGGATTTGCGCGCGGTCTTGTTGCTGGCGTTGACCCACGAGAAGGACCAGTTGGTGACGCCTTCGCCCGGTCGGCCTGCGTCGACGAAGACCACCTTGGCGCCCTGCCGGGACAGGTTCCAGCCCACGCTGGCCCCGAGGATGCCCACACCGATGACAGCAACACGTTCAGGCCGCGTCGCGGACCCGATCCTCACGAACGTCCCCTCCCAGATCACCAGCGAGCGAACCCCGGTTCCTGGCATGCAAGCACCGGTCACGGCTTGCTGCGGTTGTCCTTGCTTCCCACCTGGCTTCCGGCCTGGCTTCCCGCCTGGCCTGGCACCACTACCGCTGGAGCCTCATGTCCCAGTCTCCAGGTGTCCACGGTCAAGGTGAAGCTTCACATCACATCTTCACCCCGGAGCCTGAACATGGTGACCTTTCCAGGGCGAAGACCTGCACCCGACCGGGATCGTGCAACTCGTACCCCTGGCCAAGGACCGGTAAGCATCGTCGGCCGCCCGCCCCGGCATGCGCCCACAGACCGGGGGCGCTACTCCCGGCGGTGACGCTCATGCTCCCTGACCGGCTGAACTCCGACCGTACGAGATGAATCGAGACACAGATGACCGAGATCTGGGAGACAATCGCCCGCCTTGCCGGCCGCCTGGAGGAGCACTCCACGCTCCCTCGCGAACAGCGCATCCTGCTGCAGCTGCTGAAGATCCAGGAGGAGGCCGGCGAGGTCGCCGAGGCCGTGATCGGGGCCATGGGGCAGAACCCTCGGAAGGGTCACTCGCACACCTGGGAGGACGTCGAGGCCGAGATCTGCGATGTCATCGTCAGCGGCATGGTCGCGTTGAGCCGGATGAACCCCGAGGCCGCGACCGTCTTCGCGCGTCATATGGAGGGCATCGTCGCGCGGGACCTCAACACCGCCCAGAAGGTCGAGAAGGCCGAGATGGCGGAGAAGGCGGAGAAGGCGGAGAAAGCCGAGGGTGTCGAGGGCCGGTGAACGGGGCCGCCATCCTGTGAACCGGCTCGCGCTAGCGGACAAGAGCCGTCCTGGTCCGGGGGCGGATGTAGCAGACCACCGTGCCCCGAAGTTCCGTACTGTGAACAGGGGTTGGCCTAGTGACAACCCCGCCAGAGCCCCATCAGATCCCCCTTCGGAGCCCAGTCAGAACCCCGCCAGAACCCCACCAGCCCCAAGAGATATCCAGCGTCGCGCGACCCCGATGCTGCACCGGGCTGCTTCAGACGCCCCCTAGTCTCCCTGTGACCACGCAGCTGACGCGAGTGACAAGTAGACGCCGAAGTCGCTGAGTCCGGTCGTAGTGCTGACGTCCCGGTGAAGCCTGTCCACGCGTTCCTGGCGGTTGGCGGCCCTGCTCTCGAACCACTTGGACCTCACCTCGATCACCACGTCCAAACCGCTCCGGTCCAACGGGCCCAGCTCCCGGAAGCGAATCTCCACATCGCCCGGCTGCAAATCCCCGTCGTACGGTTCCTCGGGACACTCCACGGCCTCGGACACCAGGTGCGGCAGCACCGACCCCAGTTCTCGGAGCTTCGATTCGGCGACTCCCGGCGCATAGGTCACTTCCACAAGCGGCATCGGACCACCCTAGTTTCGATCACGTTCGGTGGTCGCGGAACACCAGCACAAAACCACAAGACCACAAGACCACGAGCACACGGGAGCACGGGAGCACGGGAGCACGGGAGCACCAGCGAGGTTGGGGCCGACATCACTGGGTCATCCGCTCCATCACAGCGACGGGCAGCATCGGGTGCTGGGCTGCGGCTTGCGCGGTGTCCCTGTCACGCAGCAGCTGGACCAGTACTCGGGCGGGCAACTGGGGGTGCATGGCGGCCGCGTGACGTACTCGCTCGTGCGGATCGTCGAGCATCCGCACGGCCGAGGCTACCGTCAGCCGGGGGTCGGTTGCTGCCCGCAGCCGTACCTCCGCTGCGGCGTCCCGGCTGAACCGCTCCACCAGCTCGGTCGTCGATTCGGGGTCATCGAGGGCTAGTTGACGCATGCGCGGGTTCGGGTCGTCGGCGTGGCGCAGGAGGTCACGGCGGGGGAAGTTCGGGTGGCTGTGGGGGCGGTCGGGGAAGCTGAAGCTGCCGGTCCACCATTGCCAGACCTCGAGCAGCATATCGGCGGGTGCGTCGTCGCAGGATTCGGCGAGGAAGAGCTGTACGACACGGTCTTCGTCCCGGGCGAGGCGTTCGACGACGTCGGGCGGAAGGCGCCGGGCGCGGGCGACGCTTCTGCGCACGAGGGGATGGGAGGAGGCGGCCAGGCGGCGCATGGCGTCGGGATCGTCGTGCAGCGCCATGACCCAACGGAGCGGGGAGCAGTGGCCGTGCGGGGCGATGGTGATGCGGATGCCTGCCCGCTGTTCCTCGGTGAGGTCGGACCTGGTGGCCACTACGGAGCGGACGTCCTCGTCGGGATCCTGGGCAAGGCGCTCGACCAGGGCCGGGTCCAAGTAGGGGTTGCCGGCAAGCGAGCAGCGCTGGGCCGGCTCACCACGGCGTGCCAGGTCTTCGGCGACGCCGCGTTCCAGGCGGCAGGTCTCCAGGGCGCGTTCTTTGAGATTCCCGGAGTCGAAGACCGAGAGGGGCATCGGGTGGTCCCGGTGGTGCTGGAGCAGGGCCTCGGCGCGGACCTTGGCATCGGGGTCGTCCAGGAGCCTGCGCCGGGCCGGGCCGTCCAAGTGAGGCCAGGCCCTCGGGCAGGCCGCGGCACGCACGGCCGGGTCAGGATCGGCGGCCAGGGCGGTCACCATCCGTGGGGGAAGTTTGGGGAGACGAGCGGTCGCTTCGCGCACCTGAGTGGAGGGGTCGGCGGCGAGCTGTTCGTAGGCGGTTTCGGTGAGCTCGGCACGCCGGTCCGCCGCGAGCATCGTGAGGATCGATCGATGGCGGGAGTCGTGCTCGCCAAGGATCAGTCGAGTCCATTGCTCGACTGTGAGGTTCGGCTGGGCCTCGGCCAGCAGTCCCCGCACTTTCCACTCGGGGTGGTTTATTGCCGCCTCCACGACGGCCGTGGGCAACGGGCTCCGCAGAACGGAATGTGACAGGCCCAGCAGGCCGGCGCGTAGGTCATCGGGCGTGGACGGGTTGCGCGCAAGCCCATGCGCCCACAACTCTCGCAACCTGGCCGTAGGGCCCGGCCCTTGAAGCAGAGAGGCCCAGGCTGCGGCCCGCTCCTCGGGGGACTCCTGGGCCTTTGCCTGCGCGGCGGCTTCCTGCCGCTCCCTGATCCGGTCCACTGCGATGAGCCAGACCTCGTACTCCTCGGAAGTCGCCCCGAGCAGGGTGTTCCCGTCCGTCGAGAGCGTGACGAACTCCGGCCGGCCGGGCCGCTCCCCCAGCACGCCCGCGAGGTCCCATGGAGCGGCGAGCCGGACCCGCGTCCAGGCCCTGGGGGCGCAGCCCGTCCCGTTGCCTGCGACGTCGATGAGGAATACGCCGTCCTTGCCGATGATCCCGGCCTTGACCGCGAGTCGGTGCCATTGGTCATTCAACTCGGCGACCGGGTCCGGCCGGTCAAGGCGCACGGCCACGGTCGGCTCGGCCTCGAAGGACACCACCGGGCGCCACGCGGCCCGGGGCGGCAGCACCTCTTCGGTCGGCAGACCCTCCACGATTTCCAGCCCGGCACGCTGCAGCAGCTCCGCGAGCTCGTCTCTCCCACCCGTCATGGAACCCATCCTGCCTGAGCTGATCCCTGTCGCTCAGGGGCCGGCCCTTCGCCGCCTGACCCATCGCCACCTGCCCATTTTTCGCCCTTCGGGGTGATAGCGGGGGCATTGTTTCTCCGCAACGATGCTGGTGAAGATCGCCACCGAATGGGAGTCCACTGCCGTGCTCGCGAACACGATCCGCAGGGGCGCCGCCCTCGCGGCCACCCTCGTCCTCCTCACCGCACCTGCCGGCGTTGCCACGCCGAAGCACCATGCCGAAGCCTGCGCCATCGAGCACTTCTGCCTGTACGCGCGCGGGCAGCAGGAGGGCGCCAGGGCCTCCTACACGAAGGGCACCCGCGACACGGCGCTGCAGAATCTCCCCAAGGGAGGATGGTCCGCGTGGAACCGCACCAGCGAGTACTGGTGCCTTTGGACCAAGCCCGGTTACCAGGGCAGCAAGCACCGGCTGAACCCCGGCCAGAAGTTTGGCTTCCAACCCCCGATCAGGTCGCTCCTGCCGTCGAGCGACTTCCGCTGCTGAGTTGCCGAGTTGCTGCGGCGCTGAGTTGCTGAGTTGCTGAGTTGCTGAGTTGCTGAGTTGCTGACGGCACGCTGCGGCCTCGGCCTCAGCAGCGCAAGAGCGGTCTCAGCAGTGGCGCGGGGGCCTCAGCGGCGGGAGCGGTCTCCCGAGCCGTACTGCGGCAGCTTCTCGGAGTGCGCACGGCGTAGAGCCCGAAGTTGAGGCCGTCGTCGACGCGCACCACCACGACGGTGTCGGACTCTTCGTCGGGCCGGACGATCAACGTCGGGTCGGACGATCACCGCCACGCCAGGTGGGCCCCCACCCCCTCTACGCTGCGTTCAACGTTCCGAGACGGCTGCTCAGGGCCGCCGAAGACCAGCCGGTGCACGCCACCGCCGAGCGGGACCGGGAAAGCGACACCCGCGGGGTTCGGGCTGAGGTCGGGGAGTCGCCAGGGTTCGCCGGGACCGCCGGATTCGGCTCCGCGCCACGGAGTCCTTCCGCCGACGAGTTCGGCGTCACCGACCAGTTCGCTGTCAGCGACCGGTGCGGCATCGCCGACGCGTTCAACATCGCCGACGGGTTCGACACCAGCGAGGCGTTCGACATCAGCGACGGGTTCGACATCAGCGACAGGTTTGACGCCGGCAGCGAGTTCGACGTCCGCGACGGCCATGCCGATCCGGCCGTCCTGTCCCGGGAACGGCATGTCCAGGACGCGCCGCACCGTGCTGCGTCCGCCGTCCGCGCCCACCAGGTACCGGGCCCGGACGGTGCGCTCGGCGCCATCGGGTCCGAGGAGGGTGGCGGTGACACCGTCCGCGTCCTGCCGGAACGACGTCAGCTCCCGGCCTCGCAGCACCGGGACGCCGTACTCGGCAAGGTGGTCCTCCAGGAACTCCTCGACCCGGGCCTGCGGGATGCCGACCTGGTGCGGGAACGGGGTGTCCAGCGCGCCGTAGTCGAGCGGCAGTCCGGCGAAGTGGCCGGCGGGAAGGAGGGCCAGCGGCCGGTCCAGTACGGGCTCCAGCCAGCCCCGGCAGTCCAGGACCTCGGCGGTGCGCGGCTGCAGATTCAGCGCTTTGGACTGGCCGCTGCGGTGGGGCAGCCGCTCCGCGATCGCCGTCCGCACTCCGGCCAGTCCAGCTCGTTGGCGAGCAACAGGCCGGTCGGGCCGGCCCCCACGATGAGTACTTCGATATCGGTGTCCACGGCTCCCCTACAACTTCAGGCCGTGCCGGGTGAGGTACCAGTTGTGGAACGCGAACAGCCCGCCGAGCATCACCAGCCAGAGCACGGTGCTGGTGAGCGGGAAGGCGTCCAGCGGGATCGTGTACACCAGCACGACCCGCAGCAGCGCGTCGAGCAGGAAGACCGCTCCCCACACCGCCGTGACCAGTCGCAGGTGGTGACGGAACGCCGGCTCCTCGTCCCACCGCGCCTCCCAGGCCGCCAGTCCGGCCTCGCCGACCTTGGCGATGACGATGCCGCGCGAGGCCGTCATGATGAACGGGCGCCGGGTGAGCAGCGTGCCGAGCACCCAGAGCCCGATCGCGGCGGTCAGCCAGCTGTCCCGGATCATCAGCACCCGCGGACTGCCGGTGATCAGCGACAGCAGCGTTCCGGCCACCACCAGGCTCAGTGTGAACACCGCCATCGCTTCGACGCGGCGCTGCCGCACGATGCCGTAGCCGATCCACGGCAGGAGCAGGACACCTCCGACGACCATCGAGAGCCACTGGCCTGCTCCGGCCGCCCGCAGCCCGTAGTAGGAGCCGAGCGGGATGACCAGCTCGAAGAGCAGTTGTGCGGCGAGCCGGCGGCGCAGCGCCGCCGTGCGGCGTCGGGCGGTCGCCGCGGCGGCGCCGTCCGTGTCGGTCTGCGGTGCCTGGTGCGTTGCCATGATGTGTGCCCCCGTGTCCGCTGTGGTCATGACGTGTTCCTGGTGGCGCGGTCGAACAGGTCCGCCAGCTCCCGGCCGGCGGCCCGCACGTCGAGATCGGGATCGTGGGTGGCGCGGCGCACCACGTCGTCGATGGCGGCGCGGATCGCCCGCATCATCACCCAGGGGTCGAAGTCGCAGAACTCGCCCGCGCGCTGCGCCTTGCGGATCTGCTCCACCTGGACGGCGAGGTTCGCCTCCGTCGAGTCGAGGAAAGCGACCATGCCGGGGTCGCCGCCGCGGAGGTTGGCAAGGATCTCGACGATCGCCGCGAGGTGGTTCGGGTACTCGGCGCACAGGTCGAGGTTGCCTTCGATAGAGGCGCGCAGGCGGGCCGCATAGCTCTCGTGGGCCTCGATGCGGGGGCGGATGTACCCCTCCGCGAGCCGCATCACCTCGGCGACGACCTCGCGCATCAGGTCGTCCCGCCCGTCGAAGTGGTAGGAGATCATCCCCGTGCTGCTCAGCCCGGCGCGCTCCGCGATCTTCGCGAACGAGGCCCGGTGGTACCCGACATCGGCGATGACATCGATCGCCGCGGCGACGATCTGCGCGCGGCGGCCCGTCTCGGTGAAGGAAGCCTTGGTCTTGCGTGCCGCCTTTTGCTTGGCTGTGCTGTTCCTTGCTTGCATGAGCAAGGAGGTAGCGGGGTTTGCTCACCCAAGCAAGATGGTGGTGGCACGCTTGTCCGCGGCGCAGGGCGGCCGGGGGGGGCGGTGCGGGAACGGCGCAGGAGCCCACGGCGCAGGCATGCGCGGTGCGGGCTTTCTCGGTGCGGGCATGCGCGGTGCGACGGTCCGCGGTGCGGCGCAGGACGGGCGTCAGCGGTACGACGCGGTGGGGGCACTCGCCCCCGCACGGGACAGGCAGGCAGCCGACTCGGCCCGTGGAGCGGGTGCCGCCCTACTCGTCAATGGCGGACGGCCGGGCGCCATACTCGGCGGACGACTGAGCGCCGTACTCAGCGGACGGCCGAGTGCCGCACTCAGCGGACGGCCGGCCGCCGTACTCAGCGGCCTCCCGCACCGGCAGGCCCCGCAGCAGGCTGTCCAGGAAGAGGTCGAACCGAAGCGGCGCGTCGCCGAGAAGCCGCTGCTCCTGCGCGCCGAGCCAGGTGACGAGCACGGTTCCGAACACGTACCAGCTCTGCTCGGCCGACTCCGGGTCCGCGCCGCCCGCACGGAACGCAGCGACAACGGCGTCCCGCATCTTGAAGAAGCCGCGGGTGTGCCGGTGGGGGCGGGAGATGCGGGTGGCGTAGCCGGGAGTGGCAAGGAACTCGTCGTGTGCGGCCCAGGCGAGGCGCCCCAGCCACGCACGCCAATTGCCCGGCGTGGGTGCATCGGTGGGGACGATGCGGTCGATCAACGTCTCACTGATCAGGTCGATGACGCCTTCCCGCCCCGGAACCCAGCGGTAGAGGGCGGAGTGCGAGACCCCGAGGCGGGCCGCCAACTGCCGCATGGACAGCGACTCCAGGTCGCCGGACGCGAGCGCGGCCGCCACGATCGCGCCCCTGCTCAGTCGCGCGGGCGGGCCGGGCCGCTTGCCAGGACCAGTCATGCTCCGGACCTTACCGACCCGCCGGGGGCTCCCGCTGACGGCCACCCCTGTCGGTGACGGCCCCCCGTCCGCGACCGCTCCCCACGCAGTAGTGACCAACGGTCTCTATTGGGTTAGTCTCACCTAACTTGGCGACTCGGCTCGCCGAACTCACCTCTGCTTCTCCGGTTTCCTCATGCCGAAAGGAGGGAGTGCTGTGTCCGTACGCACGGAACAGGACGCGCGCCCCCGGAACGGAACGACCAGGCGCCCCGCGAGGGCCGCCGCACCTCCCGGGCTGCTCCTGCTGCTCGCCTGCGGCGCAATGTTCCTGGTCGTCCTCGACGCCACGATCGTCTCCGTCGCCCTGCCCGCCGTCGGGTCCGAACTCGGCTTCGGCGGTGCGGGACTGGGCTGGGTGGTGAACGCCTACACCCTGACCTTCGCCGGTTTCCTACTGCTCGGCGGGCGGTTAGCCGACCTCTTCGGCACCCGCCTGCTGCTGGTGACGGGTCTTGTGATCTTCACCCTCGGCAATGTGTGGTCCGGCCTGGCCGGCGGTCCGGCCCCGTTGGTGACCGCCCGCGCCCTGCAGGGCATCGGCGGGGCGCTCCTGATGCCCGCGACGCTGACCGTTGTGCACCAGGCGTACCGCGACCCCGTACGGCGTGCCCGCGCACTGAGCCTGTGGAGCATGGTGGGCGCGGTCGGCGCCGCCGCCGGAACGGTGTCGGGCGGGGCTCTCACCGATGCGCTCGGCTGGCGCGCGGTGTTCTGGGTCAAGGTCCCCCTGGGTCTCGCCATCGCTGTGGCCGGATGGCTGGTGCTGCCCCGCCGGGCAGCCTCCACCGGGCCGGGCACCGGGCGCCGTCACGTCGACCTGCTCGGGGCGCTCCTGGTGACGGCCGGTCTCGCCGCCCTCATCTACGGCGTCGTGGCGGTGCGCGCACCCGGCACGCGGGGGGCGGCGTTCGCCGGCCTGGGCGGCGGCGTGGCGCTGCTCGCGCTCTTCCTCGTCCATCAGGGCCGCTGGGCTCGCGAACCCCTCGTACCGCTGCGTATCTTCACCTACCGCTCGGTCAGCAGCGCCAACGCGGTCGTCTTCGGTCTGGGCGTCGCCTACCTCGCCAGCCCCGTACTGCTCGCGCTCTATCTGCAACAGGTGCTCCACTACAGCCCCACCCGCGCGGGGTTCGGCTTCCTGCCGACCGCCTTCGCCGTCATGATCGGCGCTCACCTGGCCGGGCGCCTGACCCCGCGCTGGGGCACCCGCCGCACCGCTGCCGTGGGAACGGCCGTCGCAGCCGCCGGCTTCCTGTGGCTGTCGGGCATCGGGGCCCACAGCGCATTCCTGGTGGACATCGCGCCGCCTGCGCTGCTGTTCGGCCTCGGCGCCGGAGTGGCATTCACGCCCATCACCGTGGCGGCCACCAGCGGTATCGACCCCTCGATGACCGGGCTCGCCTCGGGCCTGCTCAACACGACCCGACAGGTGGCCACGGCACTCGGCATCGCCGTGCTCACCACCCTCGCCGAGGCCCGCGGCGGCGCCCCCGGCTTTGCCCTGGCCTTCGCGGTGGCTGCGGCACTGGCCCTCCTCGCCTCCCTCGCCGCCGCGCTGTGGATGCCGCCCCGCGTCGAAACTCCGCACTCCCCACAAACCCCGGACTCCTCGCACTCCCCGGACTCCCCAGTCGCTTGAGCCCGGTTTCCCCTGCAGCCGTGGAAGGACGGCACGGCCGCCTTGGGGGGTGCTATTCCACCCGCCCCGAGCGGAGGAAATCATTCGGAAACGACGTCAAGTACGACAGCCGCACTTCACCCGAACGAGGTCCCCACAGCGGATGGATTCACCCGATCGCCCCCCGTATTCTCGAACCCGCTTCGGGTGAACTACCGGAATGGGAGAGCCACGTGGGCGCACTACTGGATCAGAAGTACGAAAAGCTCTTCTCCTTGCTGGACACCAACGGCGACGGGGTGATCGCCGAAAACGACTTCGAGCTGATGGCCGGCCGAGTACTGACCGCCACCGACGAGGAACGCACGGAAAAGGGCGAGAAGTACGCCGACGAGATGAGGAACTACTGGCGGGCGCTGCGTGATACCGCCGACGCCGACGGCGACGGCCGGATCAGCAAGGACGAGTTCCACCAGGCCCTGCACCAGGTGAGCAACACTTTCGACACGCTGGTCGGACCGCTCTACCAGGCCGGTTTC is a genomic window of Streptomyces sp. Edi2 containing:
- a CDS encoding GNAT family N-acetyltransferase, whose protein sequence is MEEPAESLSSDQVELRRWRMSDLDTLERAIYESLDHLVPWMPWAAHPGRQQTADFLARRQAEWETGQAFGYALTSEATLIGSCDLMRRIGEGGLDIGYWLHPHWTGRGMATMATAALVHQGLQLTGIDRIEIHHDAANPASGAVARRLGFTEVERIQEPEGPKAPGESGIRVIWRMTADQWKTRKLSMPNKHAEQG
- a CDS encoding FAD-dependent oxidoreductase, which codes for MPGTGVRSLVIWEGTFVRIGSATRPERVAVIGVGILGASVGWNLSRQGAKVVFVDAGRPGEGVTNWSFSWVNASNKTARKSYFDLNVAGMAAHRELAATIGPDSWWYPSGHLRWADEPAAEATLLETAGLLAGWDYRVEVRTGAEVRRHLEPALTVPDEVPVLFYPDEAWVHGRHLVGRLVRQAVASGAEHRSGTAASDIATGADGSIRTVALSDGSRLDVDIVVNAAGPSASHVAGLIKRHLPMRREPGAVARIDCAQVPVHRAMHAPHIEIRPDGDASVVLHSREVDALIDTGEEPADLARLLHESARHVVPALGNSRIAQTRVVDRPIPADGFPSVGAVPSVPGYYEAVSHSGITLGPVIGRLLASEILSGKRDEMLADFRPERFSP
- a CDS encoding MazG-like family protein — translated: MTEIWETIARLAGRLEEHSTLPREQRILLQLLKIQEEAGEVAEAVIGAMGQNPRKGHSHTWEDVEAEICDVIVSGMVALSRMNPEAATVFARHMEGIVARDLNTAQKVEKAEMAEKAEKAEKAEGVEGR
- a CDS encoding PE-PGRS family protein, which translates into the protein MTGGRDELAELLQRAGLEIVEGLPTEEVLPPRAAWRPVVSFEAEPTVAVRLDRPDPVAELNDQWHRLAVKAGIIGKDGVFLIDVAGNGTGCAPRAWTRVRLAAPWDLAGVLGERPGRPEFVTLSTDGNTLLGATSEEYEVWLIAVDRIRERQEAAAQAKAQESPEERAAAWASLLQGPGPTARLRELWAHGLARNPSTPDDLRAGLLGLSHSVLRSPLPTAVVEAAINHPEWKVRGLLAEAQPNLTVEQWTRLILGEHDSRHRSILTMLAADRRAELTETAYEQLAADPSTQVREATARLPKLPPRMVTALAADPDPAVRAAACPRAWPHLDGPARRRLLDDPDAKVRAEALLQHHRDHPMPLSVFDSGNLKERALETCRLERGVAEDLARRGEPAQRCSLAGNPYLDPALVERLAQDPDEDVRSVVATRSDLTEEQRAGIRITIAPHGHCSPLRWVMALHDDPDAMRRLAASSHPLVRRSVARARRLPPDVVERLARDEDRVVQLFLAESCDDAPADMLLEVWQWWTGSFSFPDRPHSHPNFPRRDLLRHADDPNPRMRQLALDDPESTTELVERFSRDAAAEVRLRAATDPRLTVASAVRMLDDPHERVRHAAAMHPQLPARVLVQLLRDRDTAQAAAQHPMLPVAVMERMTQ
- a CDS encoding peptidase inhibitor family I36 protein, which produces MLVKIATEWESTAVLANTIRRGAALAATLVLLTAPAGVATPKHHAEACAIEHFCLYARGQQEGARASYTKGTRDTALQNLPKGGWSAWNRTSEYWCLWTKPGYQGSKHRLNPGQKFGFQPPIRSLLPSSDFRC
- a CDS encoding FAD-dependent monooxygenase produces the protein MRTAIAERLPHRSGQSKALNLQPRTAEVLDCRGWLEPVLDRPLALLPAGHFAGLPLDYGALDTPFPHQVGIPQARVEEFLEDHLAEYGVPVLRGRELTSFRQDADGVTATLLGPDGAERTVRARYLVGADGGRSTVRRVLDMPFPGQDGRIGMAVADVELAAGVKPVADVEPVADVERLAGVEPVGDVERVGDAAPVADSELVGDAELVGGRTPWRGAESGGPGEPWRLPDLSPNPAGVAFPVPLGGGVHRLVFGGPEQPSRNVERSVEGVGAHLAWR
- a CDS encoding FAD-dependent monooxygenase yields the protein MDTDIEVLIVGAGPTGLLLANELDWPECGRRSRSGCPTAAASPKR
- a CDS encoding VC0807 family protein, with the protein product MTTADTGAHIMATHQAPQTDTDGAAAATARRRTAALRRRLAAQLLFELVIPLGSYYGLRAAGAGQWLSMVVGGVLLLPWIGYGIVRQRRVEAMAVFTLSLVVAGTLLSLITGSPRVLMIRDSWLTAAIGLWVLGTLLTRRPFIMTASRGIVIAKVGEAGLAAWEARWDEEPAFRHHLRLVTAVWGAVFLLDALLRVVLVYTIPLDAFPLTSTVLWLVMLGGLFAFHNWYLTRHGLKL
- a CDS encoding TetR/AcrR family transcriptional regulator — its product is MQARNSTAKQKAARKTKASFTETGRRAQIVAAAIDVIADVGYHRASFAKIAERAGLSSTGMISYHFDGRDDLMREVVAEVMRLAEGYIRPRIEAHESYAARLRASIEGNLDLCAEYPNHLAAIVEILANLRGGDPGMVAFLDSTEANLAVQVEQIRKAQRAGEFCDFDPWVMMRAIRAAIDDVVRRATHDPDLDVRAAGRELADLFDRATRNTS
- a CDS encoding TetR family transcriptional regulator, whose amino-acid sequence is MTGPGKRPGPPARLSRGAIVAAALASGDLESLSMRQLAARLGVSHSALYRWVPGREGVIDLISETLIDRIVPTDAPTPGNWRAWLGRLAWAAHDEFLATPGYATRISRPHRHTRGFFKMRDAVVAAFRAGGADPESAEQSWYVFGTVLVTWLGAQEQRLLGDAPLRFDLFLDSLLRGLPVREAAEYGGRPSAECGTRPSAEYGAQSSAEYGARPSAIDE
- a CDS encoding DHA2 family efflux MFS transporter permease subunit yields the protein MSVRTEQDARPRNGTTRRPARAAAPPGLLLLLACGAMFLVVLDATIVSVALPAVGSELGFGGAGLGWVVNAYTLTFAGFLLLGGRLADLFGTRLLLVTGLVIFTLGNVWSGLAGGPAPLVTARALQGIGGALLMPATLTVVHQAYRDPVRRARALSLWSMVGAVGAAAGTVSGGALTDALGWRAVFWVKVPLGLAIAVAGWLVLPRRAASTGPGTGRRHVDLLGALLVTAGLAALIYGVVAVRAPGTRGAAFAGLGGGVALLALFLVHQGRWAREPLVPLRIFTYRSVSSANAVVFGLGVAYLASPVLLALYLQQVLHYSPTRAGFGFLPTAFAVMIGAHLAGRLTPRWGTRRTAAVGTAVAAAGFLWLSGIGAHSAFLVDIAPPALLFGLGAGVAFTPITVAATSGIDPSMTGLASGLLNTTRQVATALGIAVLTTLAEARGGAPGFALAFAVAAALALLASLAAALWMPPRVETPHSPQTPDSSHSPDSPVA